A stretch of DNA from Spirosoma endbachense:
CAACATTTAAGGCTAAACAGGCCGGACGCTATTCGGCAACGGTAACTGATGCAAACGGTTGCCATGCTAATTCAGACCCACTTACGATTACGGTACAGGCTCGTCCGAAACCTGCAATCGATTCCATTCCGCCGGTTTGCGGAATCGATGCGTCGGCGATCAGCCTTCGTGCCTCTCCGCCGGGAGGTACATTCAGCGGGCCGGGCGTCAGTGGTTCGTCGTTCGACCCAAAGTTGGCCGGATTCGGGGTCCATACGATCAGCTATTTGTCTCCACCTGCCAATGGCTGTTCAGGCGAAAACGACCAGCGGCTAATTCGCGTGAATCCGCTACCGACGGTCCAGCTTCCGGAACAAATCGAGACTAGTCCTCAGGGTATTTTCACGCTTGAACCAATCGTAACAGGTACCGGACCTTTTTCGTACCAGTGGCGCCCGGCCATCTGGCTTAACAATTCAACACAACCGGTGGTCAAGGTAATCTTTCCCAGGCAGGATACGACCTATATCGTTCGTGTGCGGGATGTGTTCGGTTGCGTAGCTGAAGGATCGATACGAATCATTGTCCGCTCAAAAGCCAGCATTCCTGATGCTTTTACTCCCAATGGTGATCAGATCAACGACACCTGGAAATTGCCTGGTATCGAGACATATCCAAAGGCGCAAATGACCGTTTTAAACCGCTGGGGCGAGGTCGTATTCCGTTCTCAGGACGGATATATCACTCCTTTCGATGGACGATACAATGGTGAACCTTTGCCTACAGGAGTGTATCTTTACATACTGAAGCTATCGCCCGATGCCGAGCCGCTGCGCGGATCGGTTGTGTTGGCACGATAGAATTCAGTATAAAGCAGGGAAAACCTGCATCTGATACGATATGGCGGTTTTCTATCCGCTTTACTGCTATGATTCTTATTGACAATACGTGCATCAGTGACGATGTTGCTGAAAAATTTTTCGTCTGTAATCTGGATAAATGCAAAGGAGCCTGCTGCGTTGAGGGCGATATGGGTGCCCCGCTCGAAGGCGACGAACCAGCTATTCTGGACCGGATTTATGACGATATAAAACCTTACCTTTCGCCGGAAGGTATTCGGGTAATTGAGCAAAAGGGTGGCTACGAATCCGATGGTGATGGCGGCTACGTCACTAATACAGTTGGCGGTCGTGAGTGCGTCTATGCTACCTGGGACGATCGCGGCATTCTAAAATGTGGCATTGAAGAAGCCTACAACGATGGCAAAGTAGACTGGAAAAAACCCATCTCGTGCCACCTCTACCCGATCCGCGTTACCAAATATGAATCATTTCATGCCCTTAATTACGACCGTTGGCCCATTTGCAGCCCTGCCTGTAGTTTCGGCGAACAGTTGAATGTACCCATCTATAAGTTTGTTCGCGAAGCCCTGGTTCGGGCCTACGGCGAAGAATGGTACAGCCGATTGACAAAAGCCATCGAAGAGAAGGAATAATGGCTGATGGCAAAAACGAATTGATCAGTTATCCTGCTTTCTGAATTTCCCGATGGCCGAACAGCGCGACTATTTTGAAGAAGTGTATGAGGTTGTGCGTCTTATCCCTAAAGGACGGGTCACAACCTATGGGTCCATTGCCCGCTACCTGAGCCTGCGGGCGGGTGCCCGTATGGTTGGCTGGGCCATGAACGGTTGCCGCAATCGCCCCGATGTACCGGCACATCGGGTGGTTAACAGCGTTGGGCTATTATCTGGCAAGCATTTCTTTGGTGGCCCAACCATCATGCAGCAATTGCTGGAAGACGAGGGGGTTCGGATCGAAAAAGACCGGGTGGTGGATTTCAAAACGCTACTTTGGGACCCATCGCTGGAATTAGCTATCTAGTATTTGATATAATTCTGACTTCTTGATTAGGTGAACCGAGTTGAAGAAAAGCGGCCAGGGCTGATCTTTATTAAAGTCGTAGAAAGTTTAGGGCAACAGCTTCGCAGCCTGCCTGGCCTTGTTCCGAAGTCGCCACAAAGCTGAGTCATCGCCCTCTAAATAAGCAACAAGCTCCGTCCTGCAAATCTCTTCCACGAGCCTGCCCGCTGGTATATAAGGCACTACGTCATCGTCTTCCACAGAGTCGAGCAAACAGTGCATTTCGGTTCGAACCTCTACGAAAGCCCGAGTAATGTCGAGCGTACTGGCCGTATCGGGTAGCCTACAGAGCTGACGAACAGCAGCACGGAAACATTCATGTGGATCGTCTGGCATAGTAGTATTTATCGAAACCGATAAGCGAAGTTAGTTTAATGCTTAACGAAGTCAATACCACTGAGCCAACGGTGTAATTTTCCGGGTAAATGGTCTAGTTGCTTTTTTAGATGCACTCTACTAGGGGCTTTTCAAGGGGCGGCCAATCGACTGATAAAAACGTTCCCGATACGTATCCGATATAGGAATCAGGGTATTCTGAATCCGAATCCGGTCGCGCTCAATGGCTTCTATTTTATTCAGGGCAACCAGGTATGATTTGTGAACGCGACAAAACGTCGATTCGGGCAATTGCTGCGCCAGTTCGCCGAATGTTTCGAGCGTCATAATTTTCTCCGTGTCGAGATGAATCCGTCGGTAATCCCGCATTCCTTCAACAAACAGGATGTTATCAAGGGATACTTTCTGGAGCCGGTATTCCGTCTTGACAAACAGGAAACTGCTTTGTGTCGCTTCGTTTTCTTTGCCCGTATGTATGGATTCGTAGGCCCGCGTTACGGCCTGCAGGAAACGCTCAAATGTATAGGGTTTAAGTAAATAATCTACCACCTGCAAATCAAATCCTTTTAGGGCGTATTGATCGAAAGCAGTCGTCAAGATAACGGCGGGTCGTTTGGGTAATGACTCCAGAAGCTGAATTCCCGAAAAACCATCCATCTCAATGTCCAGAAAAAGCAGATCGATTTTCTCTTTATGCAGGACACCAATCGCATCCAGCGCATTGTCCAGCGCGTGGTTTAGGTGCAGGAACGGTACGCGCTGTACGTACTCTTTGAGCCGAAGCATGGCCAGAGGTTCGTCTTCAACGATGAGGCAATTCATGGGCTTTTACCTGTACAAGTAAATCGACACAGTATTCGTCCTCCTTTGCCTGTACGTCCAGCTTATGCCGATCGGGATACAGGAGAGCTAACCGTTGTCTTAATAATTGATTGCCTAAGCCGCCATGAGTCTGCACGGTTGTTTTGCCTTTGTCGATCACATTGACACAGCAAAATCGTACTGCTTCACCGTCAATTGCAATCTGAATACGAATCGCATCGTTCACTTTTTTATTGGTGGCATGCTTAAAGGCATTCTCAATGTAAGGAATAAAGATCATTGGCGCAATGGTCAGCGATCCGGCTTGACCAATGATCTGCAGATCGACAAAGTGCGGGTTGGTCGTTCTTATTTTCTGTAATTCAACGTATTTCCGGATGTATTCCAGCTCATTAGTCAGCGAGATCTGATCGGCCTGGGTTTCATACAGTACGAATCGCAGCAAATCAGAGAGCTTATTCAGATAAAGTGACGCCGTTTTGGCATCATGTTCGATCAACACATCGATATTATTGAGCGTATTGAACAAAAAGTGAGGATTGATCTGGGCTTTCAGCAACGACAGTTCAATTTGCAGATTCTTGTTGACTAAAGCCTCCTTTATGCGGATTTCGGCGAACCAGGTAATGAATCCGCGAATGATGGTGCCCAGCAATCCATTGACCAACGCCAGCACGGTAAAGGTGCTCACCAGGGTCACCTCCCCTTCTACTTCCGGAAAAATTGACGCAATACTATAAACTGTAAGGGATATAACCAGCGTCGTCAGAAAGCCCGTGACAACGCTGACGGCCAGCCCGTACGCGATGAATTCCGGGACTCGCTGCTTCGTCAGATAAATTGGAACCAGCCAGCTGTAAAATGCGTAGAAACTGATAAATCCGGTGAGTGATGCCAGTCCAATAATGACCGCCCAATCGTCGTCGAAAATGGCCTGCGAGGTAGCTCTGGACAGGAAATAGAGAAAGGTGAACAGAAACCAGTAGAGCAGCCAATAGCCAATATGGAGAAAAATAATGACCGGCTTTTTCATCGGTTTGCGCCGTTGCCAGCCGTCGACCTAATGGGCGCAGCATTATGGAAAAAATTGGCCAATGCCTCCATTTCGGGCAAATTGATGTTAACACCGCTCATATTGGCCGTAATTGCAACAACCAGATCATCGTCCGGATATAGGATCAGGAAAGCCCTTCCGCCATCAATTGTTCCGCCGTGGTGAATAATTTTCCGGCCCTTACTGTCCTTCCCAATACGCCAGCCCAGGCCATATTCTGTATTCTTTCCATTCTGGAGTAACTGTGGGGTAAACAATAACGCAAGGGTTTCTTTTTTGAAAAGCGCTGGCTGCAAGAGCTCACGACCCATACTAACCAAATCGGAAGGAGTTGATAATAAGCCGCCACCGGCCCATTTGTAGCTATTGTCAACCTGGTTCGCATTGACCAGTCGGCCTTTACTGTGTTCGTAAAACCGCACACGATTCACCACAATGCTATCGCTGTAGTCGGGTCCGGTATGCACCATATGCAGCGGATTGAAAACTGTAGTCTGCAAAAACGTCAGAAAATCGGTGTGGCTGGCCCCTTCAATAGCGGCACTCAGCAGGTTGTAGCCATAGGTCGAATAATTGTAGGCCGTGCCCGGTTGAAACAACAGGCTGTCGTCGCGAAAGATAATTAGTGCTTCGTTGACAGATTTGTATCGTTTGAGGCAATTCAGCGGATCGTCGTTTCGGTAATGACGGATACCGGCAGTGTGGGTAGCAAGTTGCCGGCCGGTGATTGGAAATTTTTTCAGGGGAAATCCCGGCACATACTGCTGAATGGGGATATCCAGATTCAGTTTTCCGTCTTCAACCAGTTTGCCGACTGCCAGCGAAGTAACCGATTTGGAGACCGAGCCCAATCGAAACCGGGACTGCACGGTAACGGGCAATTTATTTTCGACATCAGCATAGCCGAAACCTTCCGCCCAGAGTATTTTATCATGAGTTCCGACGGCTATCGAGATGCCGGGAATGTCTTGCCTGATCCGGAGTGAATCGACAAATTGTTCTGCTTTTTGAATGGCCCGACGGTGGGCTTTGTCCTTGAGAGCGTCGGGTGATGAGGAGAACTGGGCAGCAGCACTAAACGAAATCAGGCAAAAAAATAATACTGGTTTTTTCATGGCAGGGCGTTGTTCGTTGAATTATAGACCAAAATTGCAACGCCTTGTTCCCGTTCCTAAAACCAGTCTGCATACAGCCATTTTTTATCTGCGAAAGGCCCATTCTGGCAGTTAACCTGCTGCCGGTATTTGGTTTAGATCGTACGAACACAACCGAATACCGGTACAGGTTTTATTTCAAACCGGCCAGCTTCGACAAGTCAACGTCTTCAAGTACCGATTTTATTTTGTCCATGCTCATGCCCCGCCCTTTAACCGTTACGATAAACCGTTTCGCAACCAATACGGCGATCTCACCTTCTTTATTGGCATTATCGTACTTTTCGTACGATTTATAATCACCCATTTTACCTGTCTTTTCGTAGCCGTTCTCGGTTTCTTTATCAACTTCGATCATCGACCAGGCAGCCAGTCCCATCAGCATGCTGGAACCGCCCCCGTCAACGATTGCCAGTTCAACCGTTTCGCTATTATCGTCATTGGCATATTTTGCATTGGCTGTCGAAATGACCATGCCAGCTGCCCCATTTTTCTCGCCGTTTGCTTCTTTACGGGCCAGCCCATCAGCATCAGCCGGAAGCAACTCTTTTAGCGTTCGAAAATCAATCGCTTCAACAGGGCCGTTTTTTTGTAACTCTTCGGCCTGTTCAGCCATTTCTTTCATGGCACTTACCGCACCCAATGCCGAAACGGATTCTTCATCTTTTTTCTCTTCTTCTTTATTGCCCCCGCAGCTGGTCAGAAGTGCCGCACAAAGCAGGCCGGTATAGAGCAGGTTATTACTCATTTGCATAACAGGAAAAAGGGTTATAAAAGAAAACCAGAACTTTCGCCATTCTGTCAACCATATCGTGTTTACCACATGAATTTAAAACCTGATCTGGCTAACGGAACGACTTAAGCTCTGGTTCTGGATTCAAATAACGGGTTTCTGGCAACGCAACCGTCAATCTTTTGAGTAAACGTATGGCCGAATCGTCGTAAAACCGAAAAAGGGGCGAAATGCCCCCTTTTCATCTACTTTTTAAGCAGACAATCATGACTTGATTTTCTTCGGTATATCGTCCGGCTCTGCCAATACGACCGGTGTTCGGTAGCTACGAACGAGGAAGTAAACGCCCAGCAAAACGGCCGGAATACTAAGAATCTGCCCTACGTTCAATGGCAGACTATCTTCAAAAGGTACCTGATTTTCTTTCAGGTATTCGTAGAAGAAACGCAGGCCGAATACCCAGATCAGGAAGATCCCCAGCATACTGCCGCGAGGAGTACGTTCTTTGTAATAATTCCAGAACCAGAGCAGAAAAAAGAACAGAACCAGGCAAGACAGCGACTCATATAACTGTGCAGGATGGCGCGGAATTTTCGCGTATTCGCTGTTATTCAGGAAAATAAACGCCCAGGGAACGTCTGTTGGGCGGCCAACAATTTCGGAATTCATCAAATTGCCTAGCCGTATGCTGGCTCCACCCAGAGCTACCGTGATCACGATACGGTCGGTTACCCAGAGGAAAGTCTGCTTCGTCAGGCGGCTTTCTTTCCGGCGCGAATACAACCACAAACCAGTCAGAATACCGATCGTAGCACCATGACTGGCCAGTCCCCGATAGGGCGGCAGAATTACTTCGAGCGGATTTTTAAACAGAACTTCGGGTTCATAGAACAGAAAATGCCCAATACGAGCGCCCAGAATGGTGGCAACGACCATGTAAATCAACAAGGTATCGGTGTCGGCAACGGGTTTGTTTTCTTTTTTGAAGATGTAGGTCATGATCTGCATTCCGATCAAAAAACCCATTGCGAATAACAGGCCATACCAACGCACTGAGAATGACCCAATGTGAAAAATTTCGGGATTAACGTCCCAAATCACGTATTGCAGCATAACGAATCAGAGTCAACGTCGATTGATAACGAGCGACGGCGGACAAATATACGGATTGCGGGAAAGTTTTTAGTCGTTTTCGTGTTATAGACGTATGATGAAATCTGTTCTGATTGGGGTGGTCAGGATTTATCAGGCCGCAATCTCCCCTTATTTCCCGAATGCATGCCGATATACGCCAACCTGTTCGCAGTATGCGATTGAGGCTATTCATAAGCATGGACCAATTCGGGGCGGGTGGCTTGGCCTGAAACGGATCAGTCGGTGTCATCCCTGGGGTGGTCAGGGTTACGATCCGGTACCCTAACTGCACCGACAGTCGGTCCTTCTGACGACTACGTATTTTCTGACTGTCAATTTGTCTGTTTACGCAGCTTTTGTCCCAAAGTTGCTTCTACCCTTCCCTGACGATTATTGATTTTTGACTAGCAACTGACATGGTTAATATTACAGCTGATAATAAACTTACACGCCTGATTGTGGTTGGCGATCGGGTTCTTATAAAACCCAAAGATCCCTCCGACCGCACGGCCAGTGGCTTATACCTGCCTCCAACGGTGCAGGAGCGTGAACAAGTCCAGTCTGGTTACGTTATTAAAGTGGGGCCTGGTTATCCGATTCCTTCGCCTGTTGATGATGAACCCTGGAAAGAAACGGAAGAGAAAGTGAAATATATGCCGCTTCAGGCGCAGGAAGGTGACGTTGCGATTTACCTGCAACGAAATGCCATTGATCTGCAATACGAAGGCGAGCAATATGTCATTGTTCCACAGGCTTCTATTCTAATGCTGGAGCGGTCTGAGGATTTATTTAATTGAGCTGAACATAGCTACCGGACGCTAGCCTGATTTAATTCAGCGTCCAGTATCCAAGTCCAACATCTTTTATCGTCGATAAACACTATGCGCTATCATTGGTTGATACCACTAATTGGTTTATTAATTGGACTCACCCCTATTATGGAAAGCGTAGCGAATCAGCAGAAATCACTTAAGGCGATATTGAGTGAAAAGAAAGACCATCGGCGTGTGTTATTGCTTTATGGCCGCGACGACGCTCAGCACTACCTCATTGAGCAGCAGGAATCTCTTAATGAAGCGAAAGATGGCCTCACCGAGCGCGACCTTGATGTTATTGTCATCGTAGCCTCTGAATTACAGGAACCCGACCGCCAGTTTCTGATGCACGATTACAAACTGATCCCTTCCGAAGATTTCATTGGCTGGCTCATCGGTAAAGATGGCGGTGTCAAGCAAACCTACCAAAAGCCTGTTACTTCGCAGGACCTGTTTCGCACCATTGATAGTATGCCGATGCGGAAACAGGAAACAAAGCAATAACCCGGCTTGCGTTGACGGGCTGGCTTGCGATACGATCTACAGCTGCCTATATATAGCGCTATTCTTTTTCAGTCCCGTTTTTGCGGGACTTTTTTTGTGCTTAGCCGGGCTTTTTGTCTGGAGGTGTGTCACGGTTTGTTTGCGCATCATTGTAAAGCGTGGCACACCTCCAGACAAAAAGCCCGGCTAAAGTAGAATAGTGTTTTCAGCCGCTTTTTCCTTCGCCTTGCATCATTCATTTCGACTCACAGAGAATGCCTTAACGTAGTTCTGAAATCATGAACTGGTGGATCATTTTTCAACTTTACCACTGGATAACCGCAGCGAACACCATACCTGCTTATTACCAGTTGACGGATGAAGCTTTTTTCGCCCAACCTGCGAGCTGCCAACTCATAGCGCTGGCCAACCCCGACACGCTGCTGCTGGATGCCGCTCTGTTTCATGCTACCAATGAGGCTCGCCATCATGCAGGCTTACAACCCTTGCAGTATGACCTGGCACTTTATCTGGCGGCCAGTTCTCATGCCGAGTCGATGATTAAAATGAAGTACTACAGTCACGAAAACTTATACAGTTTAGCTGAGCTAACCGCAGATAGGCGTATCCGTCAGCGAACGGATCGGTTCAACTGGACGGCCGAGAACATCGGACAATACCAGACCATTGATACGCCCGAATGGTTTGGTGTTCGTCGTAATGCCCGTATGGGGCGTTATGAGTATTTAGATAGTGAGACAAAGCAGTTGTATCAACCCTACAGCTATGCTGATTTTGCCCGCTATGCTGTTCGGCAATGGCTGGCTTCTCCTCATCACCGGGCTAATCTGCTCAATCCGGCCTACTCGCACGTAGGTTGTGCCGGTCGTTTATCACCTAATCCGTACGTCGAGCTTCATGCTCCTTTTGGTCGGCTGGTGCAAAATTTTGGCGCGAAACATGGTTCTTCCCAGGCTTCCAACTAACCACATCCAAATAAGTCCAGCCATAGTGAGTTGGCAGATCGGTGCCCATTATTAAATCAGGACATCGGTAAAACTCTATGGCTGCACATCGGGTTACTTCATTGTACCTGACCTGTTTAGCCGTTGAAAAACGTGATCCCTGTCTTCTTACTCCTAAAGCAAGCTTTCGACAACTTACGGTCTAACGATCCGATACGCATGGCCGGGGCAACGGCCTTTTTTACCTTCTTTGCTTTACCACCCATTGTTATTATTCTCAGCAATGTACTTAGCCATGTCTTCAACGACCATTATCAGCAAGTCAGTGGCCAGCTATTCGATGAGTTAGCAGGCTTGTTTGGCCCTAAAAGTGCCAATCAACTGGAAGCTATTTCGCATCGACTTCAACAACCCAGGGCCGGGCTCCCATTAACGGTGCTTAGTGTTGTATTACTCTTTGTGGCCTCAACTACCTTGTTTGCAATCGTCAAAAACTCAATAAATCAACTGTGGAATATCAAAACGAAACCAGGGCGTAACTTCCTGTATGTGTTGACGGATAAGCTGATTGCACTGGCTATTATTGTTGGATCTGGCTTTCTATTCAGTTTATCCGTAACGCTGGAGCAGTTTATGGCGCAGACACCGATCAAATCATTCTTTTCTTCCCTCGCCTATTACGGTGGCATGGTAACGCTCTGGAATTCCTTAACCTCTATCCTTATCCGCACGGTCTGGTTTGCGTTACTTTTCAAGTTTTTGCCGGATATCCGAATTGCCTGGCGTGCCATTTGGCTCGGGGCCCTTTTTACAAGCGTTCTGTTTAAAATAGGTGAGGTTGTTTTAAATCGGCTGTTGATTCATGGTCAGATAGCGTCGCTATACGGAACATCAGGGTCTATTATTTTACTGCTTCTCTTTGTCTTTTACTCCTCGTTGATTTTCTACTACGGAGCCGCTTTTACCCGTCAGTATAGCGAGTGGACTCATTTAAACGCAGCACCCAACAGCCGTGCGGTCGCCTACACCATTACCGAGAATCCTGAAAATGCAGTAGGGAGTACTCAGTAGACAGTGGGTTGACTGTCTACTGAGTACTCCCTACTGAAGACTGCTCACCGCCTAACTCCACTCCCGATCGGCCGAATCACGGGTATTCCACGTATCGGTCGGTGCAAACCAGGTGGCTCCTTTTTTCAGGAACTTCTTGGCCGCATCCTCATTCAATTCAACACCAAGGCCCGGCTTTTCGGGCACCCGAACAAAGCCCTTATCAACAATTGGCTTCATACCCGTTACCAGATCTTCCCAACCCGCCACATCCACACCGTGGTGTTCCAGCGCCACAAAATTCTCGGTGGCAGCCGCACAATGCACGTTGGCCATCATCGAAATCGGTGAACCCGCAAAGTGCATTGCCATCGGTATGCCCTTCTCCTCCGCATAATCCCCGATTTTCTTGGTTTCCAGCAAACCACCCGAGGTCGCCAGATCCGGATGGATCATATCAATGGCTTTGGCGTCGATCAATTTGATGAAGCCTTCTTTCAGGTAGATGTCTTCGCCCGTCAGCGTGGGCGTATCGATCGCATCCGAAATTTGCTTCCACTGGTCGGTGTACATCCAGGGAACAAGGTCTTCGAGCCAGGCCAGCCGGAAAGGCTCCATCGCCTTACCAATCTGGATGGCCGTGTTCACATCGAAGTGGCCAAAGTGGTCAGCAGCCAGTG
This window harbors:
- a CDS encoding T9SS type B sorting domain-containing protein, which encodes MNRFLRLGGVLAVLFSWLLPTYHLWGMHADVTTTLAAPGGWGDCKSGYAQSVVVQAYGPIKLERPAKTSLCPGSDAIVLKAPELPATYTWYWNGSAISGLNANTQVVSQPGSYYARVRDKSTGLETNTDTITLSKAINPTATLSAANSTGTFCERDSLQLTAGGGLSYQWFLNDREIIGPHGPTFKAKQAGRYSATVTDANGCHANSDPLTITVQARPKPAIDSIPPVCGIDASAISLRASPPGGTFSGPGVSGSSFDPKLAGFGVHTISYLSPPANGCSGENDQRLIRVNPLPTVQLPEQIETSPQGIFTLEPIVTGTGPFSYQWRPAIWLNNSTQPVVKVIFPRQDTTYIVRVRDVFGCVAEGSIRIIVRSKASIPDAFTPNGDQINDTWKLPGIETYPKAQMTVLNRWGEVVFRSQDGYITPFDGRYNGEPLPTGVYLYILKLSPDAEPLRGSVVLAR
- the lgt gene encoding prolipoprotein diacylglyceryl transferase → MLQYVIWDVNPEIFHIGSFSVRWYGLLFAMGFLIGMQIMTYIFKKENKPVADTDTLLIYMVVATILGARIGHFLFYEPEVLFKNPLEVILPPYRGLASHGATIGILTGLWLYSRRKESRLTKQTFLWVTDRIVITVALGGASIRLGNLMNSEIVGRPTDVPWAFIFLNNSEYAKIPRHPAQLYESLSCLVLFFFLLWFWNYYKERTPRGSMLGIFLIWVFGLRFFYEYLKENQVPFEDSLPLNVGQILSIPAVLLGVYFLVRSYRTPVVLAEPDDIPKKIKS
- a CDS encoding DUF3109 family protein, coding for MILIDNTCISDDVAEKFFVCNLDKCKGACCVEGDMGAPLEGDEPAILDRIYDDIKPYLSPEGIRVIEQKGGYESDGDGGYVTNTVGGRECVYATWDDRGILKCGIEEAYNDGKVDWKKPISCHLYPIRVTKYESFHALNYDRWPICSPACSFGEQLNVPIYKFVREALVRAYGEEWYSRLTKAIEEKE
- a CDS encoding co-chaperone GroES, producing the protein MVNITADNKLTRLIVVGDRVLIKPKDPSDRTASGLYLPPTVQEREQVQSGYVIKVGPGYPIPSPVDDEPWKETEEKVKYMPLQAQEGDVAIYLQRNAIDLQYEGEQYVIVPQASILMLERSEDLFN
- a CDS encoding transposase, encoding MSNNLLYTGLLCAALLTSCGGNKEEEKKDEESVSALGAVSAMKEMAEQAEELQKNGPVEAIDFRTLKELLPADADGLARKEANGEKNGAAGMVISTANAKYANDDNSETVELAIVDGGGSSMLMGLAAWSMIEVDKETENGYEKTGKMGDYKSYEKYDNANKEGEIAVLVAKRFIVTVKGRGMSMDKIKSVLEDVDLSKLAGLK
- a CDS encoding sensor histidine kinase, with product MKKPVIIFLHIGYWLLYWFLFTFLYFLSRATSQAIFDDDWAVIIGLASLTGFISFYAFYSWLVPIYLTKQRVPEFIAYGLAVSVVTGFLTTLVISLTVYSIASIFPEVEGEVTLVSTFTVLALVNGLLGTIIRGFITWFAEIRIKEALVNKNLQIELSLLKAQINPHFLFNTLNNIDVLIEHDAKTASLYLNKLSDLLRFVLYETQADQISLTNELEYIRKYVELQKIRTTNPHFVDLQIIGQAGSLTIAPMIFIPYIENAFKHATNKKVNDAIRIQIAIDGEAVRFCCVNVIDKGKTTVQTHGGLGNQLLRQRLALLYPDRHKLDVQAKEDEYCVDLLVQVKAHELPHR
- a CDS encoding YihY/virulence factor BrkB family protein: MIPVFLLLKQAFDNLRSNDPIRMAGATAFFTFFALPPIVIILSNVLSHVFNDHYQQVSGQLFDELAGLFGPKSANQLEAISHRLQQPRAGLPLTVLSVVLLFVASTTLFAIVKNSINQLWNIKTKPGRNFLYVLTDKLIALAIIVGSGFLFSLSVTLEQFMAQTPIKSFFSSLAYYGGMVTLWNSLTSILIRTVWFALLFKFLPDIRIAWRAIWLGALFTSVLFKIGEVVLNRLLIHGQIASLYGTSGSIILLLLFVFYSSLIFYYGAAFTRQYSEWTHLNAAPNSRAVAYTITENPENAVGSTQ
- a CDS encoding DUF4174 domain-containing protein, encoding MRYHWLIPLIGLLIGLTPIMESVANQQKSLKAILSEKKDHRRVLLLYGRDDAQHYLIEQQESLNEAKDGLTERDLDVIVIVASELQEPDRQFLMHDYKLIPSEDFIGWLIGKDGGVKQTYQKPVTSQDLFRTIDSMPMRKQETKQ
- a CDS encoding CAP domain-containing protein, producing MNWWIIFQLYHWITAANTIPAYYQLTDEAFFAQPASCQLIALANPDTLLLDAALFHATNEARHHAGLQPLQYDLALYLAASSHAESMIKMKYYSHENLYSLAELTADRRIRQRTDRFNWTAENIGQYQTIDTPEWFGVRRNARMGRYEYLDSETKQLYQPYSYADFARYAVRQWLASPHHRANLLNPAYSHVGCAGRLSPNPYVELHAPFGRLVQNFGAKHGSSQASN
- a CDS encoding serine hydrolase domain-containing protein — its product is MKKPVLFFCLISFSAAAQFSSSPDALKDKAHRRAIQKAEQFVDSLRIRQDIPGISIAVGTHDKILWAEGFGYADVENKLPVTVQSRFRLGSVSKSVTSLAVGKLVEDGKLNLDIPIQQYVPGFPLKKFPITGRQLATHTAGIRHYRNDDPLNCLKRYKSVNEALIIFRDDSLLFQPGTAYNYSTYGYNLLSAAIEGASHTDFLTFLQTTVFNPLHMVHTGPDYSDSIVVNRVRFYEHSKGRLVNANQVDNSYKWAGGGLLSTPSDLVSMGRELLQPALFKKETLALLFTPQLLQNGKNTEYGLGWRIGKDSKGRKIIHHGGTIDGGRAFLILYPDDDLVVAITANMSGVNINLPEMEALANFFHNAAPIRSTAGNGANR
- a CDS encoding LytR/AlgR family response regulator transcription factor; protein product: MNCLIVEDEPLAMLRLKEYVQRVPFLHLNHALDNALDAIGVLHKEKIDLLFLDIEMDGFSGIQLLESLPKRPAVILTTAFDQYALKGFDLQVVDYLLKPYTFERFLQAVTRAYESIHTGKENEATQSSFLFVKTEYRLQKVSLDNILFVEGMRDYRRIHLDTEKIMTLETFGELAQQLPESTFCRVHKSYLVALNKIEAIERDRIRIQNTLIPISDTYRERFYQSIGRPLKSP
- a CDS encoding MGMT family protein, producing the protein MAEQRDYFEEVYEVVRLIPKGRVTTYGSIARYLSLRAGARMVGWAMNGCRNRPDVPAHRVVNSVGLLSGKHFFGGPTIMQQLLEDEGVRIEKDRVVDFKTLLWDPSLELAI
- the yidD gene encoding membrane protein insertion efficiency factor YidD, which encodes MKSVLIGVVRIYQAAISPYFPNACRYTPTCSQYAIEAIHKHGPIRGGWLGLKRISRCHPWGGQGYDPVP